The following proteins are encoded in a genomic region of Actinomadura sp. NAK00032:
- a CDS encoding AAA family ATPase produces the protein MSDDKTDYQRPPAEVRFAGELDRLREDDTGPRPPGWALSLTAARRFITGDDALGIGRKFVGDTALIDRALVTLATSRGLMLVGEPGTAKSLLSELIAAAVSGTSTLTIQGGAATTEDQIKYSWNYALLVAEGPSARSLVPAPLHTGMAEGKVVRFEEITRCPLEVQDALLSPLSDRVLAIPELTGPDAMVFARDGFNVIATANTRDRGVNEMSAALKRRFNFETVFPIADFGTELDLVEQEARRLLEHSGVEAPPRRDVLEVLVTAFRELRGAATEDGRAMDRLSAVMSTAEAVSVAHQIGVRGWFLRGEPGTAADIVECLAGTAAKDSPDDLTRLRRYLEQQAARRDGAQWKALHAARHLLPG, from the coding sequence ATGAGCGACGACAAGACCGACTACCAGCGGCCCCCCGCCGAGGTCCGGTTCGCCGGGGAGCTCGACCGGCTCCGGGAGGACGACACCGGCCCCCGCCCGCCGGGCTGGGCGCTGAGCCTGACGGCGGCGCGCCGGTTCATCACCGGCGACGACGCGCTCGGCATCGGCCGCAAGTTCGTCGGCGACACCGCGCTCATCGACCGCGCGCTCGTCACCCTCGCCACGAGCCGCGGGCTGATGCTGGTCGGGGAGCCGGGCACGGCGAAGTCGCTGCTGTCGGAGCTGATCGCGGCGGCCGTCAGCGGGACGTCCACCCTGACGATCCAGGGCGGCGCGGCCACCACCGAAGACCAGATCAAGTACTCGTGGAACTACGCGCTGCTCGTCGCGGAGGGCCCGTCCGCGCGGTCGCTGGTGCCGGCGCCGCTGCACACCGGCATGGCCGAGGGCAAGGTCGTCCGGTTCGAGGAGATCACCCGCTGCCCGCTGGAGGTGCAGGACGCGCTGCTGTCCCCGCTGTCGGACCGCGTCCTGGCGATCCCTGAGCTGACCGGCCCGGACGCGATGGTGTTCGCGCGGGACGGGTTCAACGTCATCGCGACCGCCAACACCCGCGACCGGGGCGTCAACGAGATGAGCGCGGCGCTCAAGCGGCGGTTCAACTTCGAGACCGTCTTCCCGATCGCCGACTTCGGCACCGAGCTGGACCTGGTCGAGCAGGAGGCGCGGCGGCTGCTGGAGCACAGCGGTGTCGAGGCGCCGCCGCGCCGCGACGTCCTGGAGGTCCTCGTCACCGCGTTCCGGGAGCTGCGCGGCGCCGCCACCGAGGACGGCCGGGCCATGGACCGGCTGTCGGCCGTGATGAGCACCGCCGAGGCCGTCTCGGTCGCGCACCAGATAGGCGTGCGGGGCTGGTTCCTGCGCGGCGAGCCCGGCACCGCCGCCGACATCGTCGAGTGCCTCGCCGGGACCGCCGCCAAGGACAGCCCCGACGACCTCACCCGGCTGCGCCGCTACCTGGAGCAGCAGGCCGCGCGGCGCGACGGCGCGCAGTGGAAGGCGCTGCACGCCGCCCGGCACCTGCTGCCCGGCTGA
- a CDS encoding VWA domain-containing protein, whose protein sequence is MIPPDLERWRLVLGAPAEGCTGALSGAAAERDAALDWLYGRDPDLGRRGVRRGGGGGTARPGGDRTGGDGPSQLTTVDWLDAVHRLFPKETIERLERDAVERYEIHEIVTNPEVLERIEPDATLLRAVLRTKHLMNAEVLALARRIVETVVRQLMDRLATEVRQAFHGTRSRRPSRVKNSRNFDFHATIRANLAHYRPDERRLYIESPRFVSRTRRHVEQWQLILLVDQSGSMAGSVVHSAVTAACLWGLPGLKTHLVAFDTSVVDLTRDVTDPVELLMKVQLGGGTDIARAVGYGAGLVENPRRAIVALVTDFYEGGDPPRLVREVRRLVQQGTQVLGLAALDEDANPDYDRAMAGRLAAEGAHVGAMTPGRLAEFVAERIGR, encoded by the coding sequence GTGATCCCGCCCGATCTGGAACGCTGGCGGCTCGTGCTCGGCGCGCCCGCCGAGGGGTGCACGGGGGCGCTGTCCGGCGCGGCGGCCGAACGGGACGCCGCCCTCGACTGGCTCTACGGCCGCGACCCCGACCTCGGACGGCGCGGCGTGCGGCGCGGGGGCGGCGGCGGGACGGCCAGGCCGGGCGGCGACCGCACCGGCGGCGACGGGCCCTCGCAGCTCACCACCGTCGACTGGCTGGACGCCGTGCACCGGCTCTTCCCCAAGGAGACGATCGAGCGGCTCGAACGCGACGCCGTCGAGCGGTACGAGATCCACGAGATCGTCACGAACCCCGAGGTGCTGGAGCGCATCGAGCCGGACGCGACGCTGCTGCGCGCCGTCCTGCGCACCAAGCACCTGATGAACGCCGAGGTGCTGGCGCTGGCCCGGCGGATCGTGGAGACCGTCGTCCGGCAGCTGATGGACCGGCTCGCCACCGAGGTCCGGCAGGCGTTCCACGGCACCCGGTCGCGGCGCCCCAGCCGCGTCAAGAACTCCCGCAACTTCGACTTCCACGCGACGATCCGCGCGAACCTGGCGCACTATCGGCCGGACGAGCGCCGCCTCTACATCGAAAGCCCCCGGTTCGTGTCCCGGACGCGGCGGCACGTCGAGCAGTGGCAGCTGATCCTGCTCGTCGACCAGTCCGGGTCGATGGCGGGGTCCGTCGTGCACTCCGCCGTCACCGCCGCGTGCCTGTGGGGGCTGCCCGGCCTGAAGACGCACCTGGTCGCGTTCGACACCTCCGTGGTCGACCTCACCCGCGACGTCACCGATCCGGTCGAGCTGCTGATGAAGGTGCAGCTCGGCGGCGGCACCGACATCGCGCGGGCCGTCGGCTACGGCGCCGGGCTGGTGGAGAACCCGCGCCGCGCGATCGTCGCGCTCGTCACCGACTTCTACGAGGGCGGCGACCCGCCCCGGCTCGTCCGGGAGGTCCGCAGGCTCGTCCAGCAGGGGACGCAGGTGCTCGGGCTGGCCGCGCTCGACGAGGACGCGAACCCCGACTACGACCGCGCGATGGCGGGCCGGCTCGCCGCCGAGGGCGCGCACGTCGGCGCCATGACGCCCGGCCGGCTCGCCGAGTTCGTCGCCGAACGGATCGGCCGGTGA
- a CDS encoding sugar porter family MFS transporter — MQGFSRARIHEGPLEEVTPEGLRKIWRWAVLIAVGGFLFGFDTGVISGALLFIRTDFSLNSFEQGSVVSLLVLGAMAGALLSGRLADRIGRRRALGVEGLVFLAGTAIAALATGLPMLLGGRLVLGLAVGAASATVPVYLSEIAPPAIRGSVLTLNQLLITVGILVAYMVNVAFAGPGDWRAMIACGAVPALVMVAAALWWIPESPAWLLAAGGRRGRARARRLIASVTDEDTADRLIERRLAAARDRSREDGGRSGWRALLSARIRPALTVGVVLAAVQQFGGINTIIYYAPTIIERTGLSAANSIYYSIAIGVINLLMTVVAVRLIERAGRRALLLFSLGAMTVTMVLLGLAFVAGWPAGPSLVFMVLYIAGFAVGMGPVFWAIIGEIFPGPARATGSGASTAVNWASNFVVSLVFLPIAKVIGEGETFWIFAAIALAGLLFTARFVPETRGREFAEVDADLLRRFGRRRGGATAG; from the coding sequence ATGCAGGGTTTTTCGCGGGCGCGGATTCACGAGGGACCGCTCGAGGAGGTCACGCCCGAAGGGCTGCGCAAGATCTGGAGATGGGCGGTCCTGATCGCCGTCGGGGGCTTCCTGTTCGGCTTCGACACCGGCGTGATCTCCGGTGCGCTGCTGTTCATCCGGACCGACTTCTCCCTCAACTCCTTCGAGCAGGGCAGCGTCGTCAGCCTCCTGGTGCTCGGCGCCATGGCGGGCGCGCTGCTGTCCGGCCGCCTCGCCGACCGGATCGGCCGGCGCCGGGCGCTCGGCGTCGAAGGGCTCGTCTTCCTCGCCGGGACCGCGATCGCGGCCTTGGCGACCGGGCTGCCGATGCTGCTCGGCGGCCGGCTCGTCCTCGGGCTCGCCGTGGGCGCCGCCTCCGCGACCGTCCCGGTCTACCTCTCCGAGATCGCCCCGCCCGCGATCCGGGGCAGCGTGCTGACCCTGAACCAGCTGCTCATCACGGTCGGCATCCTCGTCGCCTACATGGTCAACGTCGCGTTCGCCGGCCCCGGCGACTGGCGCGCGATGATCGCCTGCGGCGCCGTGCCCGCCCTGGTGATGGTCGCCGCGGCGCTCTGGTGGATCCCGGAGTCCCCGGCGTGGCTGCTCGCCGCCGGCGGCCGCCGCGGCCGGGCGCGGGCCCGCCGGCTGATCGCCTCGGTCACCGACGAGGACACCGCCGACCGGCTCATCGAACGGCGGCTCGCGGCGGCGCGGGACCGGTCCCGCGAGGACGGCGGGCGCTCGGGGTGGCGGGCCCTGCTGTCGGCCCGGATCCGGCCCGCGCTGACCGTCGGCGTCGTGCTCGCCGCCGTCCAGCAGTTCGGCGGGATCAACACGATCATCTACTACGCGCCGACGATCATCGAGCGGACCGGGCTGAGCGCCGCCAACTCGATCTACTACTCCATCGCCATCGGCGTCATCAACCTGCTGATGACGGTGGTGGCGGTGCGGCTCATCGAGCGGGCCGGCCGCCGGGCCCTGCTGCTGTTCTCGCTCGGGGCGATGACGGTCACGATGGTGCTGCTGGGGCTGGCGTTCGTGGCCGGCTGGCCGGCCGGGCCGTCGCTGGTGTTCATGGTCCTCTACATCGCCGGGTTCGCCGTCGGGATGGGGCCCGTCTTCTGGGCGATCATCGGCGAGATCTTCCCCGGGCCGGCCCGCGCGACCGGCTCCGGCGCGTCCACCGCCGTCAACTGGGCCTCCAACTTCGTGGTGAGCCTGGTGTTCCTGCCCATCGCGAAGGTGATCGGCGAGGGCGAGACGTTCTGGATCTTCGCGGCGATCGCGCTGGCCGGGCTGCTGTTCACGGCGCGGTTCGTCCCGGAGACGCGGGGGCGCGAGTTCGCCGAGGTGGACGCCGACCTGCTCCGCCGCTTCGGCCGCCGGCGGGGCGGCGCCACCGCTGGATGA
- a CDS encoding DUF4132 domain-containing protein produces the protein MGRPEAADWEALAEGYKAGDHKIAPLQLMCYGPEDVVRPLLPGYAGLVRRFADAWMRFLAARYELDALPAAIRTARPNLETCADPLLPYLDADVALLMAEGLVKRGSRLLPACRWFDRHGLAAVPLLVPAALATKAKDWRGAETALRYLLAAHGRPAVVGAARAAHGDQAADAAGELLSLPPTATGLAQPVKTGTWVDPAPLPQVLLRGRDRALPLDAVHALIELLTLDAPHGMDELAEACDPGSVAEFGWALFQQWLDAGKPSKDGWALRQLGRTGDDGTVRRLTPVIRAWPGEGGHKNAVTGLGVLGEIGTDVALMHLHGIAQKVKFKGLQVEAQARIRQVADRLGLTTEELGDRLVPGFGLDADGGMVLDYGPRRFTVGFDEQLKPFVTDEDGKRRKALPKPGAKDDPALAPAAYKAFTDLKKDVRTAAADQIRRLERAMVTQRRWSRDDFGAFIAGHPLVRHIARRLLWVAYEDESDGEGGAGTATAFRVAEDGTFADAGDDAFDLPGSAQVGLMHPARPGTDVEAWAEVFADYEILQPFLQLARPVHVLTEAERESGRLARFEGLKVPFGKVLGLVKLGWERGEPQDAGGERWISRRVARDRYVVIDLNPGISVGAVDASGDHQVLDYVWFATEPGDFWPSKGTPLTFGELDGVTASEILADLTTLAEAAQA, from the coding sequence GTGGGCAGGCCCGAGGCCGCCGACTGGGAGGCCCTCGCCGAGGGCTACAAGGCGGGCGATCACAAGATCGCGCCGCTGCAGCTGATGTGCTACGGCCCCGAGGACGTGGTCCGCCCGCTGCTCCCCGGCTACGCGGGGCTGGTCCGCCGGTTCGCCGACGCGTGGATGCGGTTTCTCGCCGCCCGCTACGAACTGGACGCGCTGCCCGCCGCGATCCGCACCGCCCGGCCGAACCTGGAGACCTGCGCCGACCCGCTCCTGCCGTACCTGGACGCGGACGTGGCGCTGCTGATGGCGGAGGGCCTGGTCAAGCGCGGCAGCCGGCTGCTGCCCGCCTGCCGCTGGTTCGACCGGCACGGGCTCGCCGCCGTCCCGCTGCTCGTCCCGGCGGCGCTCGCGACGAAGGCCAAGGACTGGCGCGGCGCCGAGACCGCCCTGCGGTACCTGCTCGCCGCGCACGGCCGTCCCGCCGTCGTGGGCGCCGCCCGCGCGGCCCACGGCGACCAGGCGGCGGACGCGGCCGGGGAACTGCTGTCCCTGCCGCCGACCGCGACCGGCCTCGCCCAGCCGGTGAAGACCGGCACCTGGGTGGACCCGGCGCCGCTCCCGCAGGTCCTGCTGCGCGGACGCGACCGCGCCCTGCCCCTGGACGCCGTCCACGCCCTCATCGAACTGCTCACCTTGGACGCCCCGCACGGGATGGACGAGCTGGCGGAGGCATGCGACCCCGGTTCGGTGGCCGAGTTCGGGTGGGCGCTGTTCCAGCAGTGGCTCGACGCGGGCAAGCCCTCCAAGGACGGGTGGGCGCTGCGGCAGCTCGGCCGCACCGGCGACGACGGGACCGTCCGGCGGCTGACCCCGGTCATCCGCGCGTGGCCGGGTGAGGGCGGGCACAAGAACGCCGTCACCGGCCTCGGCGTCCTCGGCGAGATCGGGACGGACGTGGCGCTGATGCACCTGCACGGCATCGCGCAGAAGGTGAAGTTCAAGGGCCTGCAAGTGGAGGCGCAGGCGCGGATCCGGCAGGTCGCCGACCGGCTCGGCCTCACCACCGAGGAGCTCGGCGACCGGCTCGTCCCCGGCTTCGGGCTGGACGCCGACGGCGGCATGGTCCTCGACTACGGGCCGCGCCGCTTCACCGTCGGGTTCGACGAGCAGCTCAAGCCGTTCGTCACCGACGAGGACGGCAAGCGCCGCAAGGCCCTCCCCAAGCCCGGCGCCAAGGACGACCCCGCCCTCGCGCCCGCCGCCTACAAGGCGTTCACCGACCTCAAGAAGGACGTGCGGACCGCCGCCGCCGACCAGATCCGCCGCCTGGAGCGGGCCATGGTGACGCAGCGCCGCTGGTCCCGGGACGACTTCGGCGCGTTCATCGCCGGGCACCCGCTCGTCCGGCACATCGCCCGCCGCCTGCTCTGGGTCGCCTACGAGGACGAATCCGACGGCGAAGGGGGCGCCGGGACGGCGACCGCGTTCCGCGTCGCCGAGGACGGCACGTTCGCCGACGCCGGCGACGACGCGTTCGACCTCCCAGGATCGGCGCAGGTGGGGCTCATGCATCCGGCGCGCCCCGGCACGGACGTCGAGGCGTGGGCCGAGGTGTTCGCCGACTACGAGATCCTGCAGCCGTTCCTGCAGCTCGCCCGTCCCGTCCACGTCCTCACCGAGGCGGAGCGGGAGAGCGGCCGGCTGGCCCGGTTCGAGGGCCTGAAGGTCCCGTTCGGCAAGGTCCTCGGCCTCGTCAAGCTCGGCTGGGAGCGCGGCGAGCCGCAGGACGCGGGCGGCGAGCGGTGGATCTCCCGCCGCGTCGCCCGCGACCGGTACGTCGTGATCGACCTGAATCCCGGCATCTCGGTCGGCGCCGTGGACGCCTCCGGCGACCACCAGGTCCTCGACTACGTGTGGTTCGCGACCGAGCCCGGCGACTTCTGGCCCAGTAAGGGGACCCCTCTCACGTTCGGCGAGCTGGACGGCGTCACCGCGTCCGAGATCCTCGCCGACCTGACCACTCTCGCGGAGGCCGCGCAAGCATGA
- a CDS encoding DUF5682 family protein, translated as MAATFIGVRHHSPACARLVRDAIRRLRPAYVLVEGPADFGPRMDELLLGHTPPVAVFSYYRDAERVHASWSPFCGYSPEWVALHEGRAAGAELRFIDLPAWHPAFAERSNRYADAERRYAEVTERLCREFAVDNTDILWDHLFEIDAADDDERGVAERLDAYFALLRGEAAAGADDTAREAYMAAWVRAAVADAGDRPVVVVTGGFHKPALEALAATGSTEWPDVPEPPEGAIGGGFLVPYSFRRLDAFTGYQSGMPSPEYYQRLWEDGPGAAAGALTERVATRLRERGQVVSTADLIAARTLTDGLTRLRGHRAPARTDLLDGLVSALVNDDLDQRLPWTSRGPLAPGAHPAVAEMVAALSGDRTGRLHPGTPAPPLVHDAEAELERLGLDRDGPVVLKLASPRGLERSRALHRLRVLGVPGARRESGPETGADPVLEERWELTAADPGGHRRSALIEAGAYGPTLADAAGAALDERVHAAGADMERLAAALFDAALCGCADRSDRIAEAIAAGIAGSSDLAGLGAALGTVLGLWRHDRVLGTARSPLFGTVIEECAARILWLVEGIRGGPAPADLDRLRAVAAVRDALLHAGGTLAAYRDAALGVARRVAAGADVPPDLRGAAFGLGRALGDTADPARAVRGAAGPDVLGDWLAGLFALARQEVLDPDGTVLGVLDELLGDLTDGDFQVALPALRQAFGFFPPRERETIAEGLLERRGLNAPARSLLRAPDNPLLIAEARALEERVDRALAAAGLLELSEANRGCGGSSPHKD; from the coding sequence ATGGCCGCCACGTTCATCGGGGTCCGGCACCACAGCCCGGCGTGCGCGCGGCTCGTCCGGGACGCGATCCGGCGGCTGCGGCCCGCGTACGTGCTGGTCGAGGGCCCCGCCGACTTCGGCCCGCGGATGGACGAGCTGCTGCTCGGCCACACCCCGCCCGTCGCGGTGTTCAGCTACTACCGGGACGCCGAGCGGGTGCACGCCTCCTGGTCGCCGTTCTGCGGGTACTCGCCGGAATGGGTCGCGCTCCACGAGGGCCGCGCGGCCGGCGCCGAGCTGCGGTTCATCGACCTGCCCGCGTGGCATCCCGCGTTCGCCGAGCGCAGCAACCGGTACGCCGACGCGGAGCGCCGCTACGCCGAGGTCACCGAGCGGCTCTGCCGGGAGTTCGCCGTCGACAACACCGACATCCTCTGGGACCACCTCTTCGAGATCGATGCCGCCGACGATGACGAGCGGGGCGTCGCGGAGCGGCTCGACGCCTACTTCGCGCTGCTGCGCGGCGAGGCGGCGGCCGGGGCGGACGACACGGCCCGCGAGGCGTACATGGCGGCGTGGGTGCGGGCGGCCGTGGCCGACGCCGGCGACCGCCCCGTCGTGGTGGTGACCGGCGGGTTCCACAAGCCCGCCCTCGAAGCGCTCGCCGCGACCGGTTCCACGGAGTGGCCGGACGTCCCGGAGCCGCCGGAGGGCGCGATCGGCGGCGGCTTCCTCGTCCCGTACTCCTTCAGGCGGCTGGACGCCTTCACCGGCTACCAGTCGGGCATGCCGTCGCCCGAGTACTACCAGCGGCTCTGGGAGGACGGCCCCGGCGCGGCGGCGGGCGCGCTCACCGAGCGCGTCGCGACGCGGCTGCGCGAGCGCGGGCAGGTCGTGTCGACCGCCGACCTGATCGCCGCCCGCACCCTCACCGACGGCCTCACCCGGCTGCGCGGCCACCGCGCGCCCGCCCGCACGGACCTGCTGGACGGCCTGGTGTCCGCCCTGGTGAACGACGACCTCGACCAGCGGCTGCCGTGGACGTCGCGCGGCCCGCTCGCCCCCGGCGCCCACCCGGCCGTGGCGGAGATGGTCGCCGCGCTGAGCGGGGACCGGACCGGGCGGCTGCACCCGGGGACGCCCGCGCCGCCGCTCGTCCACGACGCCGAGGCCGAACTGGAGCGCCTCGGCCTCGACCGGGACGGGCCGGTCGTCCTCAAGCTGGCGTCGCCGCGCGGCCTGGAGCGCAGCCGCGCCCTGCACCGGCTGCGCGTGCTGGGCGTCCCCGGCGCGCGGCGGGAGTCGGGCCCCGAGACGGGCGCCGACCCGGTGCTGGAGGAGCGCTGGGAGCTGACCGCCGCCGACCCCGGCGGGCACCGCCGCTCCGCGCTCATCGAGGCCGGCGCCTACGGGCCGACGCTCGCCGACGCGGCGGGTGCCGCGCTGGACGAGCGCGTCCACGCCGCCGGCGCCGACATGGAGCGGCTCGCCGCCGCGCTGTTCGACGCGGCGCTGTGCGGCTGCGCCGACCGCTCCGACCGGATCGCCGAGGCGATCGCGGCCGGGATCGCGGGCTCGTCCGACCTCGCCGGGCTCGGCGCCGCGCTCGGCACCGTCCTCGGGCTGTGGCGCCACGACCGGGTCCTCGGCACGGCCCGGAGCCCGCTGTTCGGGACGGTCATCGAGGAGTGCGCCGCCCGGATCCTGTGGCTCGTCGAGGGGATCCGCGGCGGGCCCGCGCCCGCCGACCTCGACCGGCTGCGCGCCGTCGCCGCGGTCCGCGACGCGCTGCTGCACGCCGGCGGGACGCTCGCGGCGTACCGGGACGCCGCGCTCGGCGTCGCCCGCCGCGTCGCCGCCGGGGCCGACGTCCCGCCCGACCTGCGCGGCGCCGCGTTCGGGCTCGGCCGGGCGCTCGGCGACACCGCCGACCCGGCCCGCGCGGTGCGCGGCGCCGCCGGCCCCGACGTGCTGGGGGACTGGCTCGCCGGGCTGTTCGCCCTGGCCCGGCAGGAGGTGCTCGACCCGGACGGGACCGTCCTCGGCGTCCTCGACGAGCTGCTCGGCGACCTCACCGACGGCGACTTCCAGGTGGCGCTGCCCGCCCTGCGGCAGGCGTTCGGGTTCTTCCCGCCGCGCGAGCGCGAGACCATCGCCGAGGGCCTGCTGGAGCGGCGCGGCCTCAACGCTCCGGCCCGCAGCCTGCTGCGTGCGCCGGACAACCCGCTGCTCATCGCCGAGGCCCGAGCCCTGGAGGAGCGCGTTGACCGTGCCCTGGCGGCCGCCGGCCTTCTGGAACTGAGCGAAGCGAACCGGGGGTGTGGGGGATCGTCCCCCCACAAGGACTAG
- a CDS encoding aromatic acid exporter family protein, whose translation MTPGRARLRAGGADAWRRVRSGAWPIAQQTAAATLAWIIAKLFGPHTDPFFAPIAAVVALNTARGRRGVNAVRLLAGVVLGIGFGELTVLALGGGYGTLALAVFGSMVLARAVTESALVVAQSAASAILTVTSAGGQAGPFRIVDALIGAGVALVFSQLLFTPEPLALLRRAESAALDGMADGLDRTVRALREDDDPLREEALNRLREQRDRLAELARAAEASTSVPRYSLAWRTRRAVTAREAAAAARLDLLGGSGVLVARTALTAGPEQRRTLVPAVADLAAIVRDLAADPGGHAARRRAAERAVALAARAGDPDLESVASGRDAAAALRMAAVDVLMFAGVDAAEARAAVWSGAGRYDVPAPPGAIRLPPLLRRLVRRRPGRVRRGR comes from the coding sequence ATGACGCCCGGCCGGGCGCGGCTGCGGGCGGGCGGCGCCGACGCCTGGCGGCGGGTGCGGTCCGGGGCGTGGCCGATCGCGCAGCAGACCGCCGCCGCGACCCTCGCCTGGATCATCGCGAAGCTGTTCGGCCCGCACACCGACCCCTTCTTCGCGCCGATCGCCGCGGTCGTCGCGCTGAACACCGCGCGCGGCCGGCGCGGGGTCAACGCGGTGCGGCTGCTGGCCGGCGTGGTGCTGGGCATCGGCTTCGGCGAGCTGACCGTGCTCGCGCTCGGCGGCGGCTACGGCACCCTGGCCCTCGCCGTGTTCGGTTCGATGGTGCTGGCCCGCGCGGTCACCGAGTCGGCGCTGGTGGTCGCGCAGTCCGCCGCGTCCGCGATCCTCACCGTCACCTCCGCGGGCGGGCAGGCGGGCCCCTTCCGGATCGTGGACGCGCTGATCGGCGCGGGCGTCGCGCTGGTGTTCAGCCAGCTGCTGTTCACCCCCGAGCCCCTCGCGCTGCTGCGGCGTGCCGAGAGCGCCGCCCTGGACGGCATGGCCGACGGGCTCGACCGCACCGTCCGGGCGCTGCGCGAGGACGACGACCCGCTGCGCGAGGAGGCGCTGAACCGGCTGCGCGAGCAGCGCGACAGGCTCGCCGAACTCGCCCGCGCCGCCGAGGCCAGCACGTCCGTGCCGCGGTACTCGCTGGCGTGGCGGACGCGGCGCGCCGTGACGGCGCGGGAGGCCGCGGCCGCCGCCCGGCTCGACCTGCTCGGCGGGAGCGGCGTCCTCGTGGCGCGCACCGCGCTCACCGCCGGCCCGGAGCAGCGCCGCACGCTCGTCCCGGCCGTCGCGGACCTCGCCGCGATCGTGCGCGACCTGGCCGCCGACCCAGGCGGCCACGCCGCCCGCCGGCGCGCCGCCGAGCGGGCGGTCGCGCTGGCGGCGCGGGCCGGCGACCCGGACCTGGAGAGCGTCGCCTCCGGCCGGGACGCGGCCGCCGCGCTGCGGATGGCGGCCGTGGACGTGCTCATGTTCGCCGGCGTGGACGCGGCCGAGGCGCGGGCGGCGGTGTGGAGCGGCGCCGGCCGGTACGACGTGCCCGCGCCGCCCGGTGCGATCCGGCTGCCGCCCCTCCTGCGGCGCCTCGTCCGGCGGCGGCCCGGCCGGGTCAGGCGCGGCAGGTGA